The sequence AAATTTGTTGCGCTAATATCATCAAAATCACTTTTCTTGAATCGAGTTGATAGATTTACGGATCCTTATGAAGGTCATTTTTCGAGTCTAAATAACCGAATCAGAAATAGCATTTATGAAGCTCAATATGCGGGTTCTGAAATTGATCCCCATAAAGTTGCTAATGCAATATCCGACTTTAATAGTTTCTCTAGACAATGGACTTATGTGAATTGCTGGCATGCAAACAAGTATGAATCAGCAGCAATGTGGGATTTGTACGCCAAGACAGAAGAAGCAATTGCTATTGAAACGGATTATAACTCATTAGCAGTAGTGCTACCTTCCGATGCTCAATTAGGTCTTGTTGAATATATCGATTTTGATACTGAATGGATGCCGGAAAATAATACAACTTACCCCTTCGTACATAAGAGAAAATCTTTCGAGCATGAGAAAGAGGTTCGAATCATAGTGCAGGAGATACCGAGGGCAAAAAGTGGAGTTGGTTTCGATTGGGAAGCTGTAAATGATAAACATGGCATATCACTAGATATCGATTTGAATCAGTTAATCAAATCAATTCATGTTTCACCTACAGCACCTAAATGGTTAGTCGATCTAACTAACACGGTGTCAAAAACCTTCGGTATTGATGCACACGTTAAGCAATCAGATTTATATAAAGCACCAATCAAATAATAATTCATTAATAAGATCGGACAGGCATAACTTTTTTCATTCAACATTTGACCAATAACACCTGAGCCTAAGGAATACACCATCTCCTCGGAAATAAGATCGGACAGGCATAACTTTTCTGGGACGGGCTAAAGCCAGAATAAGAATATGATCGGACAGGCATAACTTTTTTCATTCAACATTTGACCAATAACACCTGAGCCTAAGGAATACACCATCCCCTCGGAGTTGCCGCAGGGCATTTGCGGTCGTTGCGTGAGCGAGGCATGGATGCCGAGATAGCGTCAGTCGAATCAGGGACGAGCGTCTGACGCGATAGCATAAGAACGCTTAATGCCCAAGGGGCTTTCAACTCCGTTAGGGGCGTCTTGGAGCATCCAAGGGCGAAGGCCAACGGCCGTTTTGAGCGCGAGATAGGGATATCGAGCTGGTAGTTTTACATGGACGTTTTTGATAGGACGAGCAGTCCTCCTTGGTCGACTCTTGATTAAAAATCAGGGGGTGAAGCCCCACGACTTTGATTTTTGCTTTGATAAAAAGTTGGTGGCCTAGCATTTGCTTATCCACTGCAGCGCATTGGCAAACAGATTACAAAGCGATGACGCCATTATGGATAAGCCACAATAATAGGGAGTACCCGATCCGCCATGAAATCCACCATAAGAACCATGAAAATCACCTTAGATGACCTTAAAGGGCCAGAGATAGCGGCTTTGCTGCAGGAACACCTCGACGATATGCGAGCAACCTCGCCACCAGAAAGTGTGCACGCATTAGACCTTAATGGCCTGCGCCAACCCAATATTCGCTTTTGGACACTGTGGGATGACCGTAATCTGGCGGGCTGCGGTGCACTAAAATGGTTAGATGCTGAACATGCAGAGATCAAATCGATGCGAACCGCTGCGACTTACAAACAGCAAGGCGTGGCATCCCAGATATTGCAGCACTTGATCAATGACGCCAAAGCCGCTGGCGTGCAACGCCTCAGTTTAGAAACGGGCTCAATGACCTTTTTTCAGCCCGCACGTTCTCTCTACGCTAAGTTTGGCTTCGAGCTATGTGGCCCCTTTGCCGATTACGTGCTCGACCCCAATAGCGTATTTATGACCAAAAACATATAGCGGCTCCCTGTGCGCAGTGGAGTGATAAAGCTCGTCACTAGGCCTCTTTGCTCGCACTGCTTTTTCAAGCTTGCGCCCACCAGTTCATTAGAATAAACTTATTGAAAATTTTCTAATCATAGAGGCAAAGCTATGTTTCAATCTTTACTGGCTAAATTATCTGGTAGCAGCAACGGTGAAAAATGTTGGCAACTGATTGAGCAGGGTGCGCGCGTTATCGATGTGCGCTCACCGGAGGAGTTTGCCTCGGGTCATTTGCCTCAGGCCATCAATGTGCCACTGCCAACGCTCGACCAATGGTTACATCAGGTTGAAAATAAACAGCATCCCTTTGTACTTTACTGCGGCGCAGGCATTCGTGCCCAAAAGGGCTGTGATATTTTAAGGGCCAATGGTTTTGAATGTGTGGTTAATGGTGGTTCACTAAAAGATTTAGTCTGCTGCCAACCTAATCCTTAGCCTTATTTAGCCTAAGCGAGCGACGCTAAGGAGGAATGAATGACAACATCTTGTCCTGCACCTCGCCAAGCAGAAAAACCTGCTGAGCTTAAATCCGCTCGCCAAGCACGTTACGCAATGAGCCGTAATCGTGGCCAAGCGAGCG comes from Shewanella oneidensis MR-1 and encodes:
- a CDS encoding DUF2971 domain-containing protein gives rise to the protein MAANTTGTIMRQPEDGNIRLWRYMDFSKFVALISSKSLFLNRVDRFTDPYEGHFSSLNNRIRNSIYEAQYAGSEIDPHKVANAISDFNSFSRQWTYVNCWHANKYESAAMWDLYAKTEEAIAIETDYNSLAVVLPSDAQLGLVEYIDFDTEWMPENNTTYPFVHKRKSFEHEKEVRIIVQEIPRAKSGVGFDWEAVNDKHGISLDIDLNQLIKSIHVSPTAPKWLVDLTNTVSKTFGIDAHVKQSDLYKAPIK
- a CDS encoding GNAT family N-acetyltransferase, giving the protein MKSTIRTMKITLDDLKGPEIAALLQEHLDDMRATSPPESVHALDLNGLRQPNIRFWTLWDDRNLAGCGALKWLDAEHAEIKSMRTAATYKQQGVASQILQHLINDAKAAGVQRLSLETGSMTFFQPARSLYAKFGFELCGPFADYVLDPNSVFMTKNI
- a CDS encoding rhodanese-like domain-containing protein; this translates as MFQSLLAKLSGSSNGEKCWQLIEQGARVIDVRSPEEFASGHLPQAINVPLPTLDQWLHQVENKQHPFVLYCGAGIRAQKGCDILRANGFECVVNGGSLKDLVCCQPNP